TACCTCAAAGAAGTGGGACTCAAACTGGAAGGCGGAAAAATCAGAGTCAGACACTTTATGCAAGTATTATCTGAAGACCTTGGTTACGAAAAAATCAAACAAGTTGTAACCAACCCCTTAACTGATCTAAAAGTAGCTGAACACATCGGCTGCCACGTGCTGCGCCCAAAAAAATACATAGGCTTTGACGACCCCGAAAACCCCGTAATCCTCAAACAACTAATAGAAACAACAGGCGCAAAATCCTTAGATTACATGTACAAAACCGACTGTTGCGGAGCCCCCATCGTAGGCGTAAACGACAAACTATCCCTGCAAATCGCAGGCGACAAACTAAAAAACATCAAAAAAGTCAACGCCCAAGCCCTCATCACCGTGTGCCCCTTCTGCCAAATGATGTTTGACACCCAACAAAAACGAATCGAACAAATTCTCGAAGAAAAATTTGGAATCCCAGTTCTACATTATCCCCAACTTTTGGGACTGGCAATGGGAATTGACCCCAAAGAGTTAGCCCTAGACGACCTACGAGTAAAAGCAACCAACCTACTCAATCAAAAATAACAGGAATGTTAGTATCCTAATATCAGAACTATGCTGAAAACGGCCTTTTTACAGAAAAAATTTCGTAACTGTAAATTTTATCTGTAGTGAATAATCTTTAACGGGTAGGTTGGATTTTGTTGTCGGGTTCTGAAGAACAAACAGTTGAAGAATCACTCAAACAGTGGTTAACAGGCGCCAAAAAAGTAGTCGTCGCAGGCGTAGGCAACCCGTTTCGTAAAGATGACAATGTTGGCGTAAAAATCGTACAAGAACTGAAAACCAAAGTATCCAACAAAGTGTTTTTGATAGAAGCAGAAACCATCCCCGAAAGCTAC
The sequence above is drawn from the Candidatus Bathyarchaeum sp. genome and encodes:
- a CDS encoding CoB--CoM heterodisulfide reductase iron-sulfur subunit B family protein, producing the protein YLKEVGLKLEGGKIRVRHFMQVLSEDLGYEKIKQVVTNPLTDLKVAEHIGCHVLRPKKYIGFDDPENPVILKQLIETTGAKSLDYMYKTDCCGAPIVGVNDKLSLQIAGDKLKNIKKVNAQALITVCPFCQMMFDTQQKRIEQILEEKFGIPVLHYPQLLGLAMGIDPKELALDDLRVKATNLLNQK